The nucleotide sequence TATCACCCTGGATGATGACCGCTCCGTCATGGAGCGGCGTGTCCGGGAAAAAGATGGTGCCGAGCAGTTCGCGGCTCGGTCTGGCCATGAGTTCCACTCCCCGCTGCACGTAGTCGCCAAGGGGCACCAGACGCTCGAACACAATGAGCGCCCCGGTGCGAGAGCGGGCCATCTGGAACACGGCCAGGACAATGGCGTCAAGGGCCGCCTCGGATACCTCCTCGCGCCGCCTGGCCCGGAAAAACCCGCGCGTCCCCACTGACGACAACCCTTTGCGGATGTCGGCCTGAAACAGGATGATGATGACCAGGAAAATGGAGCCGAGGAAGTTGGTCAAAAGCCAGTGCAGGGTGTTGAGGCCAAATAGGTCGGAAAGATAGTAGACCACGAGGATCAAGAGAAAACCGTGGAGCACCGTGGCAGCCCGTGTGCCGCGAACAAGAAGCAAGGCCTGGTAGAAGACGAAGGTTACGGCCGCGATGTCCAGGAGATCACGCCAGGACAGGTGGAAGTTGTCAAAAAAGCTTCCCATGATGGTACGGTCCTGCGGCGAAAGCCGGCTCAGCCGGCCAGGGCGGCGGCCAGGCCCAGGGCTTGTTTGACGGCGGCGACGTCGTGGACGCGGTGCAGGCGCGCCCCGCGCCCGGCGCACAGGGCCGAGGCCACGGCCGTGGCCACGGTGCGCTCGCCCACGGGCAGCCCAAGGAGCGCGCCGAAAAACGACTTGTTGGACAGCCCGAGATAGACCGGCCGGCCAAAGA is from Solidesulfovibrio magneticus RS-1 and encodes:
- the cdaA gene encoding diadenylate cyclase CdaA — translated: MGSFFDNFHLSWRDLLDIAAVTFVFYQALLLVRGTRAATVLHGFLLILVVYYLSDLFGLNTLHWLLTNFLGSIFLVIIILFQADIRKGLSSVGTRGFFRARRREEVSEAALDAIVLAVFQMARSRTGALIVFERLVPLGDYVQRGVELMARPSRELLGTIFFPDTPLHDGAVIIQGDTVAAAGCILPLIAGVPLDASLGTRHRAALGITEETDALAVVVSEERGVVSVAEGGKLISPVDELTLKNMLWNLTAKRP